Genomic segment of Saccharomyces cerevisiae S288C chromosome XV, complete sequence:
TTGTTGCCCCCCACTCTTTAATCTTTCCAGTGTGAGGATCTTTCTCGAATAGCGGCGTGGAGGGGAAAACTCCAGGTAGAGAACAAGATGCGCATACGGCAGACCAGATGAGAACGTTTGGAGCGGTTAAATTGTTTAGTAGTTTCGGCTGTTCGTATATGGAAGCAGGCGAGACTGTGATATTCAGGATTTTTCCAGTCTTGTTGTAGGCTTCCCTAAAGGTCAAGTTTCCTAAAAACGAAAGCATTGTGTTAATCAAAGGTTGATTATTGAACCAGGTACCGTTTTGGCAGAACCTCGATATCTTGATTAGTAAGTTTTCGTTGGGAGATTTGGAATTGTCGTCATTGAAGATGTTAAACTCCATATTAAGTACATTGGTCAACAAGGAGGGAATTTCCTGGGTCGTGTGGACGCAAAATATGCTGGCAACAATGGCGCCAGCACTGCTACCGCTGATCACCTTAGGCATCAGGTCCGATTCAAAAAGGGCGGCAAGAACACCAATGTGGAAAAGGCCGAAAGTGCTCCCACCGCTAAGCACGAGAGCCGTGCGCCCTATGTTTCTTCTCGTCTGTTGCAAAATACCGAGGAGATAGTGATCGTTCATATTTGACTGATGGATCAGCGCGGTGAGCACTGCTTGAGACTCTTCTAGGTAGTCATGTATAATTTGTTTTGTGCCGGTATGCGAGTGCCTGTAAAGATTAACGTTATTCATGTTGCCAAGATTACGGACCCACTTAGTTCTAATCAGATAAAGCAGGCGGTGGTAGTCGTGAGTGGTTCTCAAATGGCGCATACGGATGGTCAAGTCTTGCAGCAGCTTATAGTTATACAACGAGGACTCGTCGATTGTTTTCCATTCGGAAAGTCCCGTTAAGTCGTCTAATCGCGACGCTATGTCATTCCATTGATCGTAGGAGATGGCGTGTTTTTTCTGGGAAGACAAATCGGATATGAGCAGCTGTTTACGGGAGAGAGTCTTGTGGTATAACCATTTGAAGAGCGATGATGAGTCTGTGGCAGGAGTGTTGGAAAGTTCGTAGTATTTGgataaaagaaattctgTTACTGGCAAGGTATTAGACATAGCAACGAAACAGAACCGTCTTCCTTGTGCTGTTTATGATGTCTTTTGTCTCCTATTGTTTTcgaattttatttttttttttttttatttttttatttttttttgttttatataattCCTCGCGCTGCCTTAATGATAATTCTTGATTTACTAATTGTTTCATGACTTCTGGTGCTAAAGGGAAGGGGGAAAAGGGAAGCGAAAACTTCAAGAGCagaacgaaaaaaataaaaaaaacaaaacaaaacaaaacaaaacaaaggCAAAACAAGGCAAAGAACCTGATGGAAGAAAGCACAACCAGATATTAATAGCAACGAAAAATAGTAGAGACATTGAAGAATATGAGTTTGAGAACGCCGAAGAGAAGCAGGACTAGCGatgaacaagaacaagaacaagaacaagagcAGGTACAGAACCCAGATACACATGTAAACAACGAGCATCAGCAGCGACCTGGGCCAACCACTCTATTGAGCACGCCAGTACGTCTCAAAAATGGCTTTGGAACACCATCGCCGCCGTCACCACCAGGCATAACGAAAAGCATCACTAAATCGAGAAGAAGGCCGTCGACAACGAGTCTTCAGGGTATATTCATGTCGCCCGTCAATAAGCGTCGTGTCGGCATAACCGCACATGGACGTGTATATGACCATAACGACGACGGACACGAAAGTGAGAGTGAGGACgacgaaaatgaagaagaaaatgaaaatcaaaagaagtACGACGGACACGTTAGTATGCCTTTGTTGCCACCGACAACGCCCAAGTCAAGACGGTCGGAGGTGTTTCTGTCGCCGTCGCCGCGTTTGAGGTCACCTCCGACGGCTGCGCGTCGGTCTACGGGCGAGCGGCCCATCCGCGAAATATCACATACTTTGCGCACCAGGCTCAATTACGCGTTAGTCAAGCTGCAAAATGGATGGACGGACAAGACACTTCCCGAGCTGGAGACGGAGCTTGCTCCAGCAGTGCAGACGCCGCCACGTCGCTATCACAACAGATTTCCAGATAGTGCAGACGCGGGTACTTCCGCGCATACAGCGTTTCTTCAGGCGCTCGGAGGCCACCCACCACGGGAGGAGGCCACGGCTGTCGAAACACTGATGCTATTGTCGTCGCCTACCAAGAAGCAACAACACCGACCCGTGCCGGCGACATCTGCTGGAGAACCCACGGACGAAACGGAGCCCGAGTCGGATACCGAAGTGGAGACGTCTTAATGTGGTAGTACGAGTTTTTTCTCCGCAATCTCGGAGTTAGTGCAGCCGCGCCCGCTGCTGCACCCTTtagcatatatataaagtGCGTAATGTGCGTGCTAAAAAAGCTCACTAGTGCGTACTCTGCTTATCTCTGCGTATCCGCCGATCAACATCCGCGGCTAAAATGGAACAGAACAGgttcaagaaagaaacgAAAACTTGTAGCGCTAGCTGGCCGCGCGCACCGCAGTCGACGCTGTGTGCGACAGATCGCCTCGAGCTCACATACGATGTGTACACTAGCGCAGAGCGGCAACGCCGCTCTCGCACTGCCACTAGGCTTAACCTTGTGTTTTTGCACGGCAGCGGCATGAGTAAGGTGGTATGGGAGTACTATTTGCCGCGTCTGGTAGCCGCCGATGCGGAGGGCAATTATGCCATCGACAAGGTTTTGTTGATCGACCAGGTTAACCACGGTGATTCTGCGGTACGCAACCGCGGCAGACTCGGCACCAATTTCAACTGGATCGACGGGGCCCGCGACGTGCTCAAGATTGCCACATGCGAGTTGGGCAGTATTGACAGCCACCCGGCACTAAACGTAGTCATCGGCCACTCGATGGGCGGGTTCCAGGCTCTTGCGTGTGACGTCCTGCAGCCCAATCTGTTTCATTTGCTCATCTTGATCGAGCCTGTAGTAATCACACGGAAAGCCATCGGCGCCGGGAGGCCAGGGCTTCCGCCCGATTCTCCGCAGATCCCAGAAAATCTTTATAACTCCCTACGTTTAAAGACGTGCGACCATTTCGCTAACGAGTCCGAATATGTAAAATATATGAGGAACGGTTCCTTTTTTACCAATGCGCACAGCCAAATCCTGCAAAACATCATCGATTTTGAGAGGACAAAAGCCTCTGgagacgatgaagatggtGGACCCGTTCGCACGAAGATGGAGCAGGCTCAAAATCTCCTCTGCTACATGAACATGCAGACTTTTGCGCCTTTCCTGATCAGCAATGTGAAGTTTGTGAGGAAGCGGACTATCCACATTGTGGGCGCGCGCTCCAACTGGTGTCCTCCGCAAAATCAGCTGTTTTTGCAGAAAACTCTACAGAACTACCATCTCGATGTCATTCCCGGCGGCTCCCACTTGGTCAACGTTGAGGCTCCGGACCTGGTGATCGAGAGGATTAATCACCACATCCACGAGTTTGTCCTTACCTCCCCGCTGCAGTCCTCACACATTCCGCAATTGACCCTTGAAGAAAGAGCGGTGATGTTTGACCGGGCTTTCGACTCGTTCAAGAATGAAGCTTTGGTTAAAACGACTAAACAAAAACTGTAAACACTTGTGTACACTATTACATATATTATTCAATAATAATTAACTGACGCAATCTATGGCACTGGCgtggtttctttttcttttgttttccgTGCAAGCGCGATGCAACTATATCGTCGAGGACGAATGTGTACCCGTCTTTCCGCCAGACAGGTAACA
This window contains:
- the WHI5 gene encoding transcriptional repressor WHI5 (Repressor of G1 transcription; binds SCB binding factor (SBF) at SCB target promoters in early G1; phosphorylation by G1 cyclin/Cdc28p relieves repression and promoter binding by Whi5p, drives nuclear export, and contributes to the determination of critical cell size at START and cell fate; dephosphorylated and re-imported into the nucleus post-START during the starvation response, reversing commitment; repressed in M/early G phase; autophagy regulator and Atg1p substrate; functional Rb homolog); translation: MSLRTPKRSRTSDEQEQEQEQEQVQNPDTHVNNEHQQRPGPTTLLSTPVRLKNGFGTPSPPSPPGITKSITKSRRRPSTTSLQGIFMSPVNKRRVGITAHGRVYDHNDDGHESESEDDENEEENENQKKYDGHVSMPLLPPTTPKSRRSEVFLSPSPRLRSPPTAARRSTGERPIREISHTLRTRLNYALVKLQNGWTDKTLPELETELAPAVQTPPRRYHNRFPDSADAGTSAHTAFLQALGGHPPREEATAVETLMLLSSPTKKQQHRPVPATSAGEPTDETEPESDTEVETS
- the LPX1 gene encoding triglyceride lipase (Peroxisomal matrix-localized lipase; required for normal peroxisome morphology; contains a peroxisomal targeting signal type 1 (PTS1) and a lipase motif; peroxisomal import requires the PTS1 receptor, Pex5p and self-interaction; transcriptionally activated by Yrm1p along with genes involved in multidrug resistance; oleic acid inducible), giving the protein MEQNRFKKETKTCSASWPRAPQSTLCATDRLELTYDVYTSAERQRRSRTATRLNLVFLHGSGMSKVVWEYYLPRLVAADAEGNYAIDKVLLIDQVNHGDSAVRNRGRLGTNFNWIDGARDVLKIATCELGSIDSHPALNVVIGHSMGGFQALACDVLQPNLFHLLILIEPVVITRKAIGAGRPGLPPDSPQIPENLYNSLRLKTCDHFANESEYVKYMRNGSFFTNAHSQILQNIIDFERTKASGDDEDGGPVRTKMEQAQNLLCYMNMQTFAPFLISNVKFVRKRTIHIVGARSNWCPPQNQLFLQKTLQNYHLDVIPGGSHLVNVEAPDLVIERINHHIHEFVLTSPLQSSHIPQLTLEERAVMFDRAFDSFKNEALVKTTKQKL